A genomic region of Carassius carassius chromosome 27, fCarCar2.1, whole genome shotgun sequence contains the following coding sequences:
- the LOC132106592 gene encoding adhesion G-protein coupled receptor G6-like isoform X7: MISFVSGRWWRWRFQKALPVFLVLLCFSTTVAQSCQSSVSCNVVLTDSQGSFTSPCYPNDYPSSQACKWTIQAPTGFIVQITFLDFELEEAPGCIYDRIVINTGTSDAKFCGLTPNGLTLNSSGNVMEISFNSDFSVQKKGFHISYKQVAVALRNQKVTMPKSSKNVVRVANSVSIPVLTAFTVCFEISRTAQKSTETIFTMSDADGTSILALEKTDKGMELFIDRSYCSVNDLFTSSDITSSMMPICLTWTKATGLVAVYFGGDYQTKICAASQVYTLPSGGILELAGKGSSSVSVDDQNLDGFMYNFRLWDYAMPYSELSVLTCDVEGNVIDWDHRFWTMPGSYMQTDSTLSCSTDIATLTPGTTGCASSGLGCPEDIFYRISLVVIDEQANTADRDAKTMISQWLNQTFQNWIYRVYVDSVSLQPSTVLSRATNIRQTYMALLVYKNTTDVSLAEAEIEDILRSAPAIGNGLILDGVIVNLMENCQAEEFPFHYRWPESRPTVTQYVPCFPYKEQNASRTCMISQYNYTSYWTLPDRGNCTNITSISVSQENAMEVAVQLADLTNNELSNEEVTQVVFKVNELVNIAKINATLASTVVTIISNVMISSKAAQKESSETALKAVDKMVQKIEFDGPLLTISSKNLAVGVSALNISNFNGTTFSAFIATNTTEPQIDFESEAQNALAVVTLPPTLLQNLSNSLKVSRINFMFFSKTGLFQHFGSFMDQQSNGMSLNSYVVASSVGNFTIKNLQDPVKIEIAHLEYQRDPKRLCVFWDFSLQNEDSIGGWNSEGCEVSPESNSNRTVCLCNHLTHFGILMDISGASAQIDEKNNRVLTFITYIGCGISAIFSAATLLTYIAFEKLRRDYPSKILMNLSTSLLFLNMVFLLDGWLTSYEIEGLCVTVAVFLHFFLLTSFTWMGLESIHMYIALVKVFNTYIRRYILKFCLVGWGVPASIVSIVLAVGKNSYGKNYYGKGETGQGPEFCWIRSPVVFYVTCVGYFSMIFLMNVAMFIVVMIQICGRNGKRSNRTLREEILRNLRSVVSLTFLLGMTWGFAFFAWGPVSLAFMYLFSIFNSLQGLFIFVFHCALKENVQNQWRRYLCCGKFRLADNSDWSKTATNNTKKVSSDNLGKSLSSSSFGSTTANWTSKAKATLNPFARHSNTGKSFSNQSSPKCNPSDGEASSSILPVHQVLDKVKGYCSVRSDNFYKNIMMSDSFSNSTKF, translated from the exons AT GATTTCGTTCGTCAGTGGTAGGTGGTGGAGATGGAGGTTCCAGAAAGCTCTCCCAGTTTTCCTGGTTCTGCTCTGCTTTTCGACCACAG TAGCACAGAGCTGCCAGAGTAGCGTCAGCTGCAATGTGGTGCTCACTGACTCCCAGGGCTCTTTTACCTCCCCCTGCTACCCCAATGACTACCCATCCAGTCAGGCCTGCAAGTGGACCATACAGGCCCCGACTGGCTTTATAGTGCAGATCACCTTCCTAGATTTTGAGCTCGAGGAAGCACCCGGCTGCATCTATGACCGCATCGTCATCAACACTGGCACGAGCGATGCCAAATTTTGCGGCTTAACACCCAATGGACTAACTCTCAACTCCAGTGGCAATGTGATGGAGATTTCCTTTAACTCAGACTTTAGTGTCCAAAAGAAAGgcttccatatcagttacaaacaAG TGGCTGTGGCACTGAGGAACCAGAAGGTCACAATGCCAAAAAGCAGCAAGAATGTAGTGAGAGTGGCCAATTCAGTCTCCATTCCTGTTCTCACTGCATTCACTGTGTGCTTTGAGATCTCCCGCACTGCCCAGAAGAGCACAGAGACTATCTTTACCATGTCTGATGCTGATGGCACATCCATTTTGGCATTGGAGAAGACAGACAAAGGCATGGAGCTGTTCATTGACCGCTCCTACTGCTCTGTAAACGACCTGTTCACCAGCTCAGACATCACATCCAGCATGATGCCCATCTGCCTCACCTGGACCAAGGCCACCGGCCTTGTGGCAGTGTACTTTGGAGGCGACTATCAAACCAAAATCTGCGCAGCCTCTCAGGTTTACACCTTGCCGAGTGGGGGAATCCTCGAACTTGCAGGAAAAGGGTCAAGCTCGGTCAGTGTGGATGATCAGAATTTGGATGGCTTCATGTACAATTTCCGATTGTGGGATTACGCCATGCCGTACTCTGAGCTGTCTGTCCTCACCTGTGACGTCGAGGGAAACGTCATTGACTGGGATCATCGCTTCTGGACTATGCCAGGCAGTTATATGCAGACTGACAGCACTCTCAGCTGTA GCACTGACATAGCAACTCTTACCCCGGGAACCACGGGTTGTGCTTCCTCTGGACTTGGCTGCCCAG AGGATATTTTCTACAGAATATCCCTAGTGGTTATTGATGAACAAGCAAACACAGCAGACAGGGATGCTAAGACGATGATATCTCAATgg CTCAATCAAACATTTCAAAACTGGATCTACAGAGTTTATGTTGATAGTGTCAG TCTCCAACCTAGCACTGTTCTCTCAAGGGCCACAAATATACG ACAAACCTACATGGCCCTGCTGGTGTATAAGAATACCACAGATGTAAGTCTGGCAGAAGCAGAGATTGAGGACATATTGAGAAGTGCCCCTGCAATTGGCAATGGCTTGATATTGGACGGTGTGATTGTGAACTTAATGG AAAACTGCCAGGCCGAGGAGTTCCCATTTCACTACAGATGGCCAGAGAGCAGACCCACTGTCACCCAGTACGTcccctgtttcccttacaaagaGCAAAACGCATCCAGGACTTG TATGATTAGCCAGTATAATTATACATCATATTGGACCCTCCCAGACCGTGGAAACTGCACTAACATAACAAGCATTTCAGTTTCACAAG AGAATGCAATGGAAGTGGCTGTGCAGCTCGCTGACCTCACCAATAATGAGCTCTCTAACGAGGAGGTGACACAGGTTGTCTTCAAGGTGAATGAGCTTGTGAACATAGCCAAAATCAACGCCACCCTGGCCAGCACTGTGGTCACTATCATCTCCAATGTCATGATCAGCTCAAAGGCGGCTCAAAAGGAATCCTCAGAGAC AGCTCTCAAAGCAGTGGATAAAATGGTACAGAAGATTGAGTTTGATGGACCCTTACTAACCATCTCATCCAAAAATCTGGCTGTTGGAGTTTCTGCTCTAAACATCAGCAATTTTAATGGGACCACTTTCAGTGCATTTATAGCCACAAACACAACAGAGCCTCAG ATTGATTTTGAGTCAGAAGCCCAGAATGCTTTGGCTGTGGTCACTCTACCTCCAACACTACTGCAGAACTTGAGTAATTCACTTAAAGTGTCCAGAATAAACTTCATGTTCTTCAGCAAGACAGGACTCTTTCAG CACTTTGGATCATTCATG GATCAGCAAAGTAACGGCATGTCCTTGAACAGCTATGTGGTGGCTAGCAGTGTTGGCAACTTCACAATCAAAAACCTGCAGGATCCTGTCAAAATAGAGATTGCCCATCTGGAGTACCAG AGAGATCCAAAGCGTCTTTGTGTATTTTGGGATTTCAGCCTCCAAAATGAGG ATAGCATAGGGGGCTGGAACAGTGAAGGCTGCGAGGTCAGTCCGGAGTCCAACAGCAACAGGACCGTCTGCTTGTGTAATCACCTCACACACTTTGGCATTCTAATG GACATCTCTGGAGCTTCTGCACAGATAGATGAGAAGAACAACAGGGTTCTCACTTTCATTACCTACATTGGCTGTGGCATTTCAGCCATTTTTTCTGCAGCAACACTTCTCACGTACATCGCTTTTGA GAAGCTGCGGCGAGACTATCCCTCTAAGATCCTGATGAATCTCAGCACATCATTGCTCTTCCTCAACATGGTGTTTCTTCTGGATGGCTGGTTGACCTCATACGAGATTGAGGGATTGTGTGTGACAGtggctgtttttctgcactttttcCTTCTAACTTCCTTCACATGGATGGGCTTAGAGTCCATCCACATGTACATTGCCTTGGTCAAGGTCTTCAACACCTACATACGGAGATACATCCTCAAATTTTGCCTCGTTGGATGGG gtgtccctgcttcaattgTTAGCATTGTGTTGGCTGTGGGCAAGAATTCTTATGGAAAAAACTATTATGGAAAAGGAGAGACTGGTCAGGGCCCCGAATT CTGTTGGATTCGTAGTCCGGTTGTATTCTACGTGACATGCGTGGGctacttttccatgatattcctGATGAATGTTGCCATGTTCATCGTGGTCATGATCCAAATCTGCGGTCGTAACGGCAAACGCAGCAATCGAACACTTCGAGAGGAGATCCTGCGTAACCTGCGTAGTGTGGTCAGCCTGACTTTCTTGCTGGGCATGACCTGGGGCTTTGCTTTTTTCGCCTGGGGTCCAGTCAGCTTGGCCTTCATGTACCTCTTCTCCATTTTCAACTCCCTACAGG GATTATTCATATTTGTGTTCCACTGTGCCCTGAAAGAAAATGTACAGAATCAGTGGAGGAGGTACTTGTGCTGTGGAAAGTTCCGCTTGGCAGATAACTCAG ACTGGAGCAAGACTGCCACTAATAATACCAAGAAAGTGAGTTCCGATAACCTGGGAAAATCCCTCTCCTCCAGTTCATTTGGCTCCACTACAGCCAACTGGACGTCTAAAGCCAAAGCCACACTAAACCCCTTTGCCAGGCACAGTAATACAG GTAAAAGTTTCTCCAATCAGAGCAGTCCCAAATGCAACCCTTCCGACGGAGAGGCTTCCTCGTCCATCCTCCCTGTCCACCAGGTCCTGGACAAGGTAAAGGGTTACTGCTCCGTGCGCTCAGACAACTTCTACAAAAACATTATGATGTCAGACAGCTTTAGCAACAGCACTAAATTCTAG
- the LOC132106592 gene encoding adhesion G-protein coupled receptor G6-like isoform X10 codes for MISFVSGRWWRWRFQKALPVFLVLLCFSTTVAQSCQSSVSCNVVLTDSQGSFTSPCYPNDYPSSQACKWTIQAPTGFIVQITFLDFELEEAPGCIYDRIVINTGTSDAKFCGLTPNGLTLNSSGNVMEISFNSDFSVQKKGFHISYKQVAVALRNQKVTMPKSSKNVVRVANSVSIPVLTAFTVCFEISRTAQKSTETIFTMSDADGTSILALEKTDKGMELFIDRSYCSVNDLFTSSDITSSMMPICLTWTKATGLVAVYFGGDYQTKICAASQVYTLPSGGILELAGKGSSSVSVDDQNLDGFMYNFRLWDYAMPYSELSVLTCDVEGNVIDWDHRFWTMPGSYMQTDSTLSCSTDIATLTPGTTGCASSGLGCPEDIFYRISLVVIDEQANTADRDAKTMISQWLNQTFQNWIYRVYVDSVSLQPSTVLSRATNIRQTYMALLVYKNTTDVSLAEAEIEDILRSAPAIGNGLILDGVIVNLMENCQAEEFPFHYRWPESRPTVTQYVPCFPYKEQNASRTCMISQYNYTSYWTLPDRGNCTNITSISVSQENAMEVAVQLADLTNNELSNEEVTQVVFKVNELVNIAKINATLASTVVTIISNVMISSKAAQKESSETALKAVDKMVQKIEFDGPLLTISSKNLAVGVSALNISNFNGTTFSAFIATNTTEPQIDFESEAQNALAVVTLPPTLLQNLSNSLKVSRINFMFFSKTGLFQDQQSNGMSLNSYVVASSVGNFTIKNLQDPVKIEIAHLEYQRDPKRLCVFWDFSLQNEDSIGGWNSEGCEVSPESNSNRTVCLCNHLTHFGILMDISGASAQIDEKNNRVLTFITYIGCGISAIFSAATLLTYIAFEKLRRDYPSKILMNLSTSLLFLNMVFLLDGWLTSYEIEGLCVTVAVFLHFFLLTSFTWMGLESIHMYIALVKVFNTYIRRYILKFCLVGWGVPASIVSIVLAVGKNSYGKNYYGKGETGQGPEFCWIRSPVVFYVTCVGYFSMIFLMNVAMFIVVMIQICGRNGKRSNRTLREEILRNLRSVVSLTFLLGMTWGFAFFAWGPVSLAFMYLFSIFNSLQGLFIFVFHCALKENVQNQWRRYLCCGKFRLADNSDWSKTATNNTKKVSSDNLGKSLSSSSFGSTTANWTSKAKATLNPFARHSNTGKSFSNQSSPKCNPSDGEASSSILPVHQVLDKVKGYCSVRSDNFYKNIMMSDSFSNSTKF; via the exons AT GATTTCGTTCGTCAGTGGTAGGTGGTGGAGATGGAGGTTCCAGAAAGCTCTCCCAGTTTTCCTGGTTCTGCTCTGCTTTTCGACCACAG TAGCACAGAGCTGCCAGAGTAGCGTCAGCTGCAATGTGGTGCTCACTGACTCCCAGGGCTCTTTTACCTCCCCCTGCTACCCCAATGACTACCCATCCAGTCAGGCCTGCAAGTGGACCATACAGGCCCCGACTGGCTTTATAGTGCAGATCACCTTCCTAGATTTTGAGCTCGAGGAAGCACCCGGCTGCATCTATGACCGCATCGTCATCAACACTGGCACGAGCGATGCCAAATTTTGCGGCTTAACACCCAATGGACTAACTCTCAACTCCAGTGGCAATGTGATGGAGATTTCCTTTAACTCAGACTTTAGTGTCCAAAAGAAAGgcttccatatcagttacaaacaAG TGGCTGTGGCACTGAGGAACCAGAAGGTCACAATGCCAAAAAGCAGCAAGAATGTAGTGAGAGTGGCCAATTCAGTCTCCATTCCTGTTCTCACTGCATTCACTGTGTGCTTTGAGATCTCCCGCACTGCCCAGAAGAGCACAGAGACTATCTTTACCATGTCTGATGCTGATGGCACATCCATTTTGGCATTGGAGAAGACAGACAAAGGCATGGAGCTGTTCATTGACCGCTCCTACTGCTCTGTAAACGACCTGTTCACCAGCTCAGACATCACATCCAGCATGATGCCCATCTGCCTCACCTGGACCAAGGCCACCGGCCTTGTGGCAGTGTACTTTGGAGGCGACTATCAAACCAAAATCTGCGCAGCCTCTCAGGTTTACACCTTGCCGAGTGGGGGAATCCTCGAACTTGCAGGAAAAGGGTCAAGCTCGGTCAGTGTGGATGATCAGAATTTGGATGGCTTCATGTACAATTTCCGATTGTGGGATTACGCCATGCCGTACTCTGAGCTGTCTGTCCTCACCTGTGACGTCGAGGGAAACGTCATTGACTGGGATCATCGCTTCTGGACTATGCCAGGCAGTTATATGCAGACTGACAGCACTCTCAGCTGTA GCACTGACATAGCAACTCTTACCCCGGGAACCACGGGTTGTGCTTCCTCTGGACTTGGCTGCCCAG AGGATATTTTCTACAGAATATCCCTAGTGGTTATTGATGAACAAGCAAACACAGCAGACAGGGATGCTAAGACGATGATATCTCAATgg CTCAATCAAACATTTCAAAACTGGATCTACAGAGTTTATGTTGATAGTGTCAG TCTCCAACCTAGCACTGTTCTCTCAAGGGCCACAAATATACG ACAAACCTACATGGCCCTGCTGGTGTATAAGAATACCACAGATGTAAGTCTGGCAGAAGCAGAGATTGAGGACATATTGAGAAGTGCCCCTGCAATTGGCAATGGCTTGATATTGGACGGTGTGATTGTGAACTTAATGG AAAACTGCCAGGCCGAGGAGTTCCCATTTCACTACAGATGGCCAGAGAGCAGACCCACTGTCACCCAGTACGTcccctgtttcccttacaaagaGCAAAACGCATCCAGGACTTG TATGATTAGCCAGTATAATTATACATCATATTGGACCCTCCCAGACCGTGGAAACTGCACTAACATAACAAGCATTTCAGTTTCACAAG AGAATGCAATGGAAGTGGCTGTGCAGCTCGCTGACCTCACCAATAATGAGCTCTCTAACGAGGAGGTGACACAGGTTGTCTTCAAGGTGAATGAGCTTGTGAACATAGCCAAAATCAACGCCACCCTGGCCAGCACTGTGGTCACTATCATCTCCAATGTCATGATCAGCTCAAAGGCGGCTCAAAAGGAATCCTCAGAGAC AGCTCTCAAAGCAGTGGATAAAATGGTACAGAAGATTGAGTTTGATGGACCCTTACTAACCATCTCATCCAAAAATCTGGCTGTTGGAGTTTCTGCTCTAAACATCAGCAATTTTAATGGGACCACTTTCAGTGCATTTATAGCCACAAACACAACAGAGCCTCAG ATTGATTTTGAGTCAGAAGCCCAGAATGCTTTGGCTGTGGTCACTCTACCTCCAACACTACTGCAGAACTTGAGTAATTCACTTAAAGTGTCCAGAATAAACTTCATGTTCTTCAGCAAGACAGGACTCTTTCAG GATCAGCAAAGTAACGGCATGTCCTTGAACAGCTATGTGGTGGCTAGCAGTGTTGGCAACTTCACAATCAAAAACCTGCAGGATCCTGTCAAAATAGAGATTGCCCATCTGGAGTACCAG AGAGATCCAAAGCGTCTTTGTGTATTTTGGGATTTCAGCCTCCAAAATGAGG ATAGCATAGGGGGCTGGAACAGTGAAGGCTGCGAGGTCAGTCCGGAGTCCAACAGCAACAGGACCGTCTGCTTGTGTAATCACCTCACACACTTTGGCATTCTAATG GACATCTCTGGAGCTTCTGCACAGATAGATGAGAAGAACAACAGGGTTCTCACTTTCATTACCTACATTGGCTGTGGCATTTCAGCCATTTTTTCTGCAGCAACACTTCTCACGTACATCGCTTTTGA GAAGCTGCGGCGAGACTATCCCTCTAAGATCCTGATGAATCTCAGCACATCATTGCTCTTCCTCAACATGGTGTTTCTTCTGGATGGCTGGTTGACCTCATACGAGATTGAGGGATTGTGTGTGACAGtggctgtttttctgcactttttcCTTCTAACTTCCTTCACATGGATGGGCTTAGAGTCCATCCACATGTACATTGCCTTGGTCAAGGTCTTCAACACCTACATACGGAGATACATCCTCAAATTTTGCCTCGTTGGATGGG gtgtccctgcttcaattgTTAGCATTGTGTTGGCTGTGGGCAAGAATTCTTATGGAAAAAACTATTATGGAAAAGGAGAGACTGGTCAGGGCCCCGAATT CTGTTGGATTCGTAGTCCGGTTGTATTCTACGTGACATGCGTGGGctacttttccatgatattcctGATGAATGTTGCCATGTTCATCGTGGTCATGATCCAAATCTGCGGTCGTAACGGCAAACGCAGCAATCGAACACTTCGAGAGGAGATCCTGCGTAACCTGCGTAGTGTGGTCAGCCTGACTTTCTTGCTGGGCATGACCTGGGGCTTTGCTTTTTTCGCCTGGGGTCCAGTCAGCTTGGCCTTCATGTACCTCTTCTCCATTTTCAACTCCCTACAGG GATTATTCATATTTGTGTTCCACTGTGCCCTGAAAGAAAATGTACAGAATCAGTGGAGGAGGTACTTGTGCTGTGGAAAGTTCCGCTTGGCAGATAACTCAG ACTGGAGCAAGACTGCCACTAATAATACCAAGAAAGTGAGTTCCGATAACCTGGGAAAATCCCTCTCCTCCAGTTCATTTGGCTCCACTACAGCCAACTGGACGTCTAAAGCCAAAGCCACACTAAACCCCTTTGCCAGGCACAGTAATACAG GTAAAAGTTTCTCCAATCAGAGCAGTCCCAAATGCAACCCTTCCGACGGAGAGGCTTCCTCGTCCATCCTCCCTGTCCACCAGGTCCTGGACAAGGTAAAGGGTTACTGCTCCGTGCGCTCAGACAACTTCTACAAAAACATTATGATGTCAGACAGCTTTAGCAACAGCACTAAATTCTAG
- the LOC132106592 gene encoding adhesion G-protein coupled receptor G6-like isoform X9 has translation MISFVSGRWWRWRFQKALPVFLVLLCFSTTVAVALRNQKVTMPKSSKNVVRVANSVSIPVLTAFTVCFEISRTAQKSTETIFTMSDADGTSILALEKTDKGMELFIDRSYCSVNDLFTSSDITSSMMPICLTWTKATGLVAVYFGGDYQTKICAASQVYTLPSGGILELAGKGSSSVSVDDQNLDGFMYNFRLWDYAMPYSELSVLTCDVEGNVIDWDHRFWTMPGSYMQTDSTLSCICYPNCIHLTASTSGTDIATLTPGTTGCASSGLGCPAPTTSPLIQSNPPPINPAAATNSTLSNRKTNEDIFYRISLVVIDEQANTADRDAKTMISQWLNQTFQNWIYRVYVDSVSLQPSTVLSRATNIRQTYMALLVYKNTTDVSLAEAEIEDILRSAPAIGNGLILDGVIVNLMENCQAEEFPFHYRWPESRPTVTQYVPCFPYKEQNASRTCMISQYNYTSYWTLPDRGNCTNITSISVSQENAMEVAVQLADLTNNELSNEEVTQVVFKVNELVNIAKINATLASTVVTIISNVMISSKAAQKESSETALKAVDKMVQKIEFDGPLLTISSKNLAVGVSALNISNFNGTTFSAFIATNTTEPQIDFESEAQNALAVVTLPPTLLQNLSNSLKVSRINFMFFSKTGLFQHFGSFMDQQSNGMSLNSYVVASSVGNFTIKNLQDPVKIEIAHLEYQRDPKRLCVFWDFSLQNEDSIGGWNSEGCEVSPESNSNRTVCLCNHLTHFGILMDISGASAQIDEKNNRVLTFITYIGCGISAIFSAATLLTYIAFEKLRRDYPSKILMNLSTSLLFLNMVFLLDGWLTSYEIEGLCVTVAVFLHFFLLTSFTWMGLESIHMYIALVKVFNTYIRRYILKFCLVGWGVPASIVSIVLAVGKNSYGKNYYGKGETGQGPEFCWIRSPVVFYVTCVGYFSMIFLMNVAMFIVVMIQICGRNGKRSNRTLREEILRNLRSVVSLTFLLGMTWGFAFFAWGPVSLAFMYLFSIFNSLQGLFIFVFHCALKENVQNQWRRYLCCGKFRLADNSDWSKTATNNTKKVSSDNLGKSLSSSSFGSTTANWTSKAKATLNPFARHSNTGKSFSNQSSPKCNPSDGEASSSILPVHQVLDKVKGYCSVRSDNFYKNIMMSDSFSNSTKF, from the exons AT GATTTCGTTCGTCAGTGGTAGGTGGTGGAGATGGAGGTTCCAGAAAGCTCTCCCAGTTTTCCTGGTTCTGCTCTGCTTTTCGACCACAG TGGCTGTGGCACTGAGGAACCAGAAGGTCACAATGCCAAAAAGCAGCAAGAATGTAGTGAGAGTGGCCAATTCAGTCTCCATTCCTGTTCTCACTGCATTCACTGTGTGCTTTGAGATCTCCCGCACTGCCCAGAAGAGCACAGAGACTATCTTTACCATGTCTGATGCTGATGGCACATCCATTTTGGCATTGGAGAAGACAGACAAAGGCATGGAGCTGTTCATTGACCGCTCCTACTGCTCTGTAAACGACCTGTTCACCAGCTCAGACATCACATCCAGCATGATGCCCATCTGCCTCACCTGGACCAAGGCCACCGGCCTTGTGGCAGTGTACTTTGGAGGCGACTATCAAACCAAAATCTGCGCAGCCTCTCAGGTTTACACCTTGCCGAGTGGGGGAATCCTCGAACTTGCAGGAAAAGGGTCAAGCTCGGTCAGTGTGGATGATCAGAATTTGGATGGCTTCATGTACAATTTCCGATTGTGGGATTACGCCATGCCGTACTCTGAGCTGTCTGTCCTCACCTGTGACGTCGAGGGAAACGTCATTGACTGGGATCATCGCTTCTGGACTATGCCAGGCAGTTATATGCAGACTGACAGCACTCTCAGCTGTA TCTGTTACCCAAATTGCATTCACTTAACAGCTTCAACTAGTG GCACTGACATAGCAACTCTTACCCCGGGAACCACGGGTTGTGCTTCCTCTGGACTTGGCTGCCCAG CACCAACTACATCACCTTTAATTCAGTCTAACCCACCACCCATCAACCCTG CTGCTGCTACTAACTCAACTCTGTCCAACCGCAAAACCAATG AGGATATTTTCTACAGAATATCCCTAGTGGTTATTGATGAACAAGCAAACACAGCAGACAGGGATGCTAAGACGATGATATCTCAATgg CTCAATCAAACATTTCAAAACTGGATCTACAGAGTTTATGTTGATAGTGTCAG TCTCCAACCTAGCACTGTTCTCTCAAGGGCCACAAATATACG ACAAACCTACATGGCCCTGCTGGTGTATAAGAATACCACAGATGTAAGTCTGGCAGAAGCAGAGATTGAGGACATATTGAGAAGTGCCCCTGCAATTGGCAATGGCTTGATATTGGACGGTGTGATTGTGAACTTAATGG AAAACTGCCAGGCCGAGGAGTTCCCATTTCACTACAGATGGCCAGAGAGCAGACCCACTGTCACCCAGTACGTcccctgtttcccttacaaagaGCAAAACGCATCCAGGACTTG TATGATTAGCCAGTATAATTATACATCATATTGGACCCTCCCAGACCGTGGAAACTGCACTAACATAACAAGCATTTCAGTTTCACAAG AGAATGCAATGGAAGTGGCTGTGCAGCTCGCTGACCTCACCAATAATGAGCTCTCTAACGAGGAGGTGACACAGGTTGTCTTCAAGGTGAATGAGCTTGTGAACATAGCCAAAATCAACGCCACCCTGGCCAGCACTGTGGTCACTATCATCTCCAATGTCATGATCAGCTCAAAGGCGGCTCAAAAGGAATCCTCAGAGAC AGCTCTCAAAGCAGTGGATAAAATGGTACAGAAGATTGAGTTTGATGGACCCTTACTAACCATCTCATCCAAAAATCTGGCTGTTGGAGTTTCTGCTCTAAACATCAGCAATTTTAATGGGACCACTTTCAGTGCATTTATAGCCACAAACACAACAGAGCCTCAG ATTGATTTTGAGTCAGAAGCCCAGAATGCTTTGGCTGTGGTCACTCTACCTCCAACACTACTGCAGAACTTGAGTAATTCACTTAAAGTGTCCAGAATAAACTTCATGTTCTTCAGCAAGACAGGACTCTTTCAG CACTTTGGATCATTCATG GATCAGCAAAGTAACGGCATGTCCTTGAACAGCTATGTGGTGGCTAGCAGTGTTGGCAACTTCACAATCAAAAACCTGCAGGATCCTGTCAAAATAGAGATTGCCCATCTGGAGTACCAG AGAGATCCAAAGCGTCTTTGTGTATTTTGGGATTTCAGCCTCCAAAATGAGG ATAGCATAGGGGGCTGGAACAGTGAAGGCTGCGAGGTCAGTCCGGAGTCCAACAGCAACAGGACCGTCTGCTTGTGTAATCACCTCACACACTTTGGCATTCTAATG GACATCTCTGGAGCTTCTGCACAGATAGATGAGAAGAACAACAGGGTTCTCACTTTCATTACCTACATTGGCTGTGGCATTTCAGCCATTTTTTCTGCAGCAACACTTCTCACGTACATCGCTTTTGA GAAGCTGCGGCGAGACTATCCCTCTAAGATCCTGATGAATCTCAGCACATCATTGCTCTTCCTCAACATGGTGTTTCTTCTGGATGGCTGGTTGACCTCATACGAGATTGAGGGATTGTGTGTGACAGtggctgtttttctgcactttttcCTTCTAACTTCCTTCACATGGATGGGCTTAGAGTCCATCCACATGTACATTGCCTTGGTCAAGGTCTTCAACACCTACATACGGAGATACATCCTCAAATTTTGCCTCGTTGGATGGG gtgtccctgcttcaattgTTAGCATTGTGTTGGCTGTGGGCAAGAATTCTTATGGAAAAAACTATTATGGAAAAGGAGAGACTGGTCAGGGCCCCGAATT CTGTTGGATTCGTAGTCCGGTTGTATTCTACGTGACATGCGTGGGctacttttccatgatattcctGATGAATGTTGCCATGTTCATCGTGGTCATGATCCAAATCTGCGGTCGTAACGGCAAACGCAGCAATCGAACACTTCGAGAGGAGATCCTGCGTAACCTGCGTAGTGTGGTCAGCCTGACTTTCTTGCTGGGCATGACCTGGGGCTTTGCTTTTTTCGCCTGGGGTCCAGTCAGCTTGGCCTTCATGTACCTCTTCTCCATTTTCAACTCCCTACAGG GATTATTCATATTTGTGTTCCACTGTGCCCTGAAAGAAAATGTACAGAATCAGTGGAGGAGGTACTTGTGCTGTGGAAAGTTCCGCTTGGCAGATAACTCAG ACTGGAGCAAGACTGCCACTAATAATACCAAGAAAGTGAGTTCCGATAACCTGGGAAAATCCCTCTCCTCCAGTTCATTTGGCTCCACTACAGCCAACTGGACGTCTAAAGCCAAAGCCACACTAAACCCCTTTGCCAGGCACAGTAATACAG GTAAAAGTTTCTCCAATCAGAGCAGTCCCAAATGCAACCCTTCCGACGGAGAGGCTTCCTCGTCCATCCTCCCTGTCCACCAGGTCCTGGACAAGGTAAAGGGTTACTGCTCCGTGCGCTCAGACAACTTCTACAAAAACATTATGATGTCAGACAGCTTTAGCAACAGCACTAAATTCTAG